One window from the genome of Campylobacter sp. RM12651 encodes:
- the mobC gene encoding plasmid mobilization relaxosome protein MobC: MEKLRQVKINFTNNDYQKIQALADANKTTKANVIRQILNNNNFQLETQKILDKKQNSISKEAREILYLFSNVSNNINQIARFCNIERDINKTALDELIKIKEYCKDIVDFFIKEENDS; this comes from the coding sequence ATGGAAAAATTAAGACAAGTAAAGATTAATTTTACTAATAATGATTATCAAAAAATCCAAGCATTAGCAGATGCTAATAAAACAACTAAAGCTAATGTAATTAGACAAATCTTAAATAATAATAATTTTCAATTAGAAACGCAAAAAATTTTAGATAAAAAACAAAATTCAATAAGTAAAGAAGCTAGGGAAATATTGTATTTATTTTCTAATGTTTCTAATAATATAAATCAAATAGCTAGATTTTGTAATATAGAAAGAGATATTAACAAAACTGCACTTGATGAGTTAATTAAAATAAAAGAGTATTGTAAAGATATAGTGGATTTTTTTATTAAAGAAGAAAATGATAGTTAA